In a single window of the Elaeis guineensis isolate ETL-2024a chromosome 4, EG11, whole genome shotgun sequence genome:
- the LOC105044018 gene encoding uncharacterized protein isoform X3, translating to MDRYQRVEKPREETPINENEIRITTQGRMRSYITYATSLLQEKGSNEIVFKAMGRAINKTVMIVELIKRRIVGLHQNTTIGSTDITDTWEPLEEGLLPLETTRHVSMITITLSKKELDKSLVGYQPPLPKDQVKPLAEFDYDGEGSPGARGRGRGGRGRGRARGNGTMAADYGDGGWDNRGRGYGRGGWGRGRGRGFRGRGRGGYGGWNDYQQDNGYNNEVPVVNQGRGRGRGRGQNQGRGRDSRSNGRVNAVNGRA from the exons ATGGATCGTTACCAGAGGGTGGAGAAACCGAGGGAGGAAACCCCTATAAACGAGAACGAGATCCGCATTACGACTCAAGGGAGGATGCGAAGCTACATCACTTACGCCACCAGCCTGCTTCAG GAGAAAGGTTCAAATGAAATTGTCTTTAAGGCCATGGGAAGGGCTATCAACAAAACTGTCATGATCGTGGAGCTAATAAAG AGAAGAATTGTTGGTCTTCATCAGAATACCACTATTGGATCTACTGACATAACAGATACATGGGAGCCTTTAGAGGAAGGCCTACTCCC GCTTGAAACCACTAGGCATGTATCTATGATCACAATAACTCTATCTAAGAAGGAGCTTGACAAGTCCTTAGTTGG ATATCAACCTCCCTTACCCAAGGATCAGGTGAAGCCACTGGCTGAATTTGATTACGACGGAG AGGGCTCACCTGGTGCTCGAGGCCGAGGTCGTGGGGGTCGTGGCAGGGGAAGGGCGAGAG GAAATGGTACTATGGCAGCTGATTATGGTGATGGAGGATGGGACAACAGGGGGCGTGGATATGGCAGAGGCGGCTGGGGCCGTGGTAGAGGTCGTGGCTTCCGAGGCCGTGGCAGAGGAGGCTATGGTGGTTGGAATGACTACCAACAAGACAACGGCTATAATAATGAAGTTCCAGTTGTCAATCAAGGCAGAG GTCGTGGTCGTGGGAGGGGTCAAAACCAGGGGAGGGGTCGTGATTCTAGATCAAATGGACGGGTCAATGCTGTTAATGGCAGGGCATAA
- the LOC105044018 gene encoding monooxygenase 2 isoform X1 yields MEAIEDVVIIGAGIAGLATALGLHRKGVRSLVLESSESLRAAGFGLSIWTNAWRALDALRVGDSLRQSHVRLQGVTATPATFGARASNSAFMAQGKSGEHEVRCLRRNMLLETLEKELPRGAVRYSSKVVAIEEDGYFKLLHLADGSTLKTKVLIGCDGVNSVVAKWLGLNEPRFTGRSASRGFAEFPNGHGFKPERMQYFGEGIRTGLVPCNERIIYWFFTWTPSEQEKEVEESPLKMKQYILSKLKHSKMPKEFIHVIEISELSDPVSAPLRYRWPFSLLWGDISKGNACVAGDAFHPMTPDLGQGGCSALEDSIVLARCLGEALLRGHSGGAKGEYHKIKKGLEQYARERRWRSFQLITTAYVLGRIQQSASAIMGYLRDKWLSGTMSRLLLERADFDCGKL; encoded by the exons ATGGAGGCCATTGAGGATGTCGTGATCATCGGCGCCGGAATAGCGGGGCTCGCAACAGCTTTGGGACTCCATAG AAAGGGAGTGCGGAGCTTGGTGTTGGAGTCGTCGGAGTCGCTGAGGGCAGCGGGTTTCGGGCTGTCCATATGGACCAATGCTTGGAGAGCACTAGATGCGCTTAGGGTGGGTGACTCTCTCCGGCAGAGTCATGTCCGCCTACAGGG AGTGACCGCTACTCCTGCCACTTTTGGAGCTAGAGCATCAAACTCGGCATTTATGGCGCAAGGGAAGAG TGGAGAGCATGAAGTACGCTGCTTAAGGAGGAATATGTTGTTGGAAACCTTAGAAAAGGAGCTACCACGCGGCGCAGTTAGATACTCTTCCAAAGTTGTTGCAATTGAGGAGGATGGCTACTTCAAGCTCTTGCatttagcagatggctccacactTAAAACTAAG GTCTTGATAGGTTGTGATGGAGTGAACTCAGTGGTAGCAAAATGGTTGGGCCTGAACGAACCAAGATTCACGGGGCGTTCAGCTTCGAGAGGTTTTGCTGAGTTTCCTAATGGCCATGGCTTCAAACCTGAGCGTATGCAATATTTTGGAGAAGGCATACGTACAGGTCTAGTGCCTTGTAACGAGAGAATTATTTATTGGTTTTTTACTTGGACTCCCTCTGAGCAAG AAAAGGAAGTGGAAGAAAGTCCATTGAAAATGAAACAATATATATTGAGTAAGTTGAAGCATTCCAAGATGCCAAAAGAATTCATACATGTTATAGAAATAAGCGAACTCAGTGATCCAGTCTCAGCTCCATTAAGATATAGGTGGCCATTTTCTTTGTTGTGGGGGGATATAAGCAAAGGAAATGCTTGTGTAGCCGGAGATGCGTTCCATCCCATGACCCCTGATTTAGGTCAAGGAGGCTGCTCAGCACTTGAAGATAGCATTGTTTTGGCCAGATGCTTAGGTGAAGCCCTTTTGCGGGGACACAGTGGAGGAGCTAAAGGAGAGTATCACAAAATTAAGAAGGGCCTAGAGCAGTATGCTAGGGAGAGGAGATGGAGAAGCTTTCAGTTGATTACTACAGCTTATGTCTTGGGCCGTATACAACAAAGTGCTAGTGCAATCATGGGCTATCTTAGGGACAAATGGTTGTCTGGTACAATGTCCAGGTTGCTCTTAGAAAGAGCTGATTTTGATTGCGGGAAGCTCTAA
- the LOC105044018 gene encoding uncharacterized protein isoform X2 produces MDRYQRVEKPREETPINENEIRITTQGRMRSYITYATSLLQEKGSNEIVFKAMGRAINKTVMIVELIKRRIVGLHQNTTIGSTDITDTWEPLEEGLLPLETTRHVSMITITLSKKELDKSLVGYQPPLPKDQVKPLAEFDYDGEGSPGARGRGRGGRGRGRARGNGTMAADYGDGGWDNRGRGYGRGGWGRGRGRGFRGRGRGGYGGWNDYQQDNGYNNEVPVVNQGRACIKWRPLRMS; encoded by the exons ATGGATCGTTACCAGAGGGTGGAGAAACCGAGGGAGGAAACCCCTATAAACGAGAACGAGATCCGCATTACGACTCAAGGGAGGATGCGAAGCTACATCACTTACGCCACCAGCCTGCTTCAG GAGAAAGGTTCAAATGAAATTGTCTTTAAGGCCATGGGAAGGGCTATCAACAAAACTGTCATGATCGTGGAGCTAATAAAG AGAAGAATTGTTGGTCTTCATCAGAATACCACTATTGGATCTACTGACATAACAGATACATGGGAGCCTTTAGAGGAAGGCCTACTCCC GCTTGAAACCACTAGGCATGTATCTATGATCACAATAACTCTATCTAAGAAGGAGCTTGACAAGTCCTTAGTTGG ATATCAACCTCCCTTACCCAAGGATCAGGTGAAGCCACTGGCTGAATTTGATTACGACGGAG AGGGCTCACCTGGTGCTCGAGGCCGAGGTCGTGGGGGTCGTGGCAGGGGAAGGGCGAGAG GAAATGGTACTATGGCAGCTGATTATGGTGATGGAGGATGGGACAACAGGGGGCGTGGATATGGCAGAGGCGGCTGGGGCCGTGGTAGAGGTCGTGGCTTCCGAGGCCGTGGCAGAGGAGGCTATGGTGGTTGGAATGACTACCAACAAGACAACGGCTATAATAATGAAGTTCCAGTTGTCAATCAAGGCAGAG CTTGCATCAAATGGAGGCCATTGAGGATGTCGTGA